One region of Arthrobacter sp. StoSoilB22 genomic DNA includes:
- a CDS encoding 6-phosphofructokinase — MKIGILTSGGDCPGLNAVIRGAVLKGIAIHGQEFVGFRDGWRGVVEGDVIDIPRTMVRGIAKQGGTILGTSRTNPFENGGGPDVIKAHMERLGIDAIIAIGGEGTLAAAKRLTDAGLKIVGVPKTVDNDLDATDYTFGFDTAVQIATEAIDRLRTTGESHHRCMIAEVMGRHVGWIALHAGMAAGAHAILIPEQKASIEQITEWVQEAHDRGRAPLVVVAEGFVPDHMESPHSERGLDTFGRPRLGGIADQLAPEIEARTGIETRATILGHIQRGGVPTAYDRVLATRLGMAAIDSVVEGRWGTMVALKGTDISHVGFEEALGKLKTVPQHRYDEASVLFG; from the coding sequence ATGAAAATTGGCATTCTTACCAGCGGTGGCGATTGCCCCGGCCTCAACGCAGTGATCCGCGGAGCAGTCCTCAAGGGCATCGCAATCCACGGCCAGGAGTTTGTTGGCTTCCGCGACGGCTGGCGTGGTGTGGTTGAAGGTGATGTCATCGACATCCCCCGCACCATGGTCCGCGGTATTGCCAAGCAGGGCGGCACCATTCTGGGCACCTCCCGCACCAACCCGTTCGAAAACGGTGGAGGCCCGGACGTCATCAAAGCCCACATGGAACGCCTGGGCATTGACGCGATCATCGCCATCGGCGGCGAGGGCACCCTGGCAGCTGCCAAGCGGCTTACCGACGCCGGCCTGAAGATCGTCGGAGTCCCCAAGACCGTGGACAACGACCTCGATGCCACCGACTACACGTTCGGGTTCGATACCGCCGTCCAGATTGCCACTGAGGCCATCGACCGGCTCCGCACCACCGGCGAATCCCACCACCGTTGCATGATTGCCGAAGTGATGGGACGCCACGTCGGCTGGATCGCACTGCACGCCGGTATGGCTGCCGGCGCACACGCCATCCTGATCCCCGAGCAGAAGGCCAGCATCGAGCAGATCACCGAATGGGTCCAGGAAGCCCACGACCGTGGCCGTGCGCCGCTGGTGGTGGTTGCTGAGGGCTTCGTCCCTGATCACATGGAGTCCCCGCACTCCGAGCGCGGCCTGGACACGTTCGGCCGTCCCCGCCTGGGCGGCATCGCTGACCAGTTGGCACCGGAGATCGAGGCCCGCACCGGCATCGAAACCCGGGCCACGATCCTCGGCCACATCCAGCGTGGTGGCGTTCCTACCGCCTACGACCGCGTTCTGGCGACGCGCCTGGGCATGGCCGCCATCGACTCCGTGGTGGAAGGCCGCTGGGGCACCATGGTGGCTCTGAAGGGCACAGACATTTCCCATGTGGGCTTCGAGGAAGCCTTGGGCAAGCTCAAGACCGTGCCACAACACCGCTACGACGAAGCGTCTGTGCTGTTCGGCTAG
- a CDS encoding PspC domain-containing protein has translation MDKFFSIVRGFGLKRGPQRWLGGVCGGIAAKLRVDVAYVRVAFLLFCLLPGPAFVVYILGWLLLPDQNNKIALESFISQRSR, from the coding sequence ATGGACAAGTTCTTCAGCATCGTCAGGGGCTTCGGCCTGAAGCGTGGACCGCAACGATGGCTGGGTGGCGTCTGCGGAGGAATCGCAGCAAAGCTCCGGGTAGACGTCGCGTACGTTCGGGTGGCTTTCCTGCTTTTCTGCCTGCTGCCCGGGCCGGCATTCGTGGTCTACATCCTGGGCTGGCTCCTCCTGCCGGACCAGAACAACAAGATCGCGCTCGAATCCTTCATCAGCCAACGTTCCCGGTAG
- a CDS encoding PspC domain-containing protein has product MNANSMNPEEPGTPSTASGSGSSAHTGASTGATGATSGTPSGTPGEAGTSAGTGPTGGNYPPTGTAPATSQQNFFDWIRNQGIRRGPDRWIGGVASGVAHRFGIDPLIVRGIFIVLALFAGVGVLLYGIAWALLPEPDGRIHVQEAAAGRWSGGMTGALITTIIGLPSLGRGFWGWGWDGMPGLFWTLFWMGGVFYLIYFLVQRNKTSKGAPTVGQQNYSSTPYAAAPGGTGYGTPTQFASSTTTGSTTTGTNTGVPVYGAPGRSGATPSGPSGSVPSPSGPSGPRPPYGPTPPQQWQPKPAAPKHKGPGAAIVSVSAGAALLAGGTLKALDAGNVIELGNSGNAVVWATGAAVLGLGILIAGLRGRTSGFLGFLAVAALITGGIFNVIPRDGDRFTFHDVNWAPTSIEQARLGIDVTGAQGRVDLSEIALTPPLISEVLIPVDATASNVTVIIPDDVPVEVRADMTFGNLNERGTDRGGRLQDERTLYNTEKPGANLVVEIDGTFSNVTIQEGN; this is encoded by the coding sequence ATGAACGCGAACAGCATGAACCCAGAGGAACCCGGAACGCCAAGCACGGCCAGCGGATCCGGCTCCAGCGCCCACACCGGCGCTTCCACCGGCGCCACCGGTGCCACGTCCGGGACGCCTTCGGGAACACCTGGAGAGGCCGGGACTTCCGCGGGAACCGGTCCCACCGGGGGCAACTACCCGCCCACCGGCACCGCTCCGGCAACCTCCCAGCAGAACTTCTTCGACTGGATCCGCAATCAAGGCATCCGCCGGGGACCGGACCGTTGGATTGGCGGCGTCGCAAGCGGTGTGGCCCACCGATTCGGCATCGACCCCCTGATCGTGCGGGGCATCTTCATTGTCCTGGCACTCTTTGCAGGCGTCGGCGTGCTGCTTTACGGCATTGCCTGGGCGCTCCTGCCCGAGCCTGACGGCCGGATCCACGTACAGGAAGCCGCCGCGGGCCGTTGGTCAGGGGGTATGACCGGCGCATTGATCACCACCATCATCGGCCTGCCGAGCCTTGGCCGCGGATTCTGGGGCTGGGGCTGGGATGGTATGCCCGGCCTGTTCTGGACCCTCTTCTGGATGGGCGGAGTCTTCTACCTCATCTACTTCCTGGTCCAACGCAACAAAACCTCAAAAGGAGCACCGACCGTGGGTCAACAAAATTACTCCTCAACGCCCTATGCCGCGGCTCCCGGCGGCACGGGTTACGGTACGCCCACGCAGTTCGCGTCCAGCACAACCACCGGCTCCACAACCACCGGAACCAATACCGGCGTACCCGTATACGGCGCGCCCGGCAGGTCAGGTGCCACACCGTCCGGGCCCTCCGGGTCCGTGCCCTCGCCGTCCGGGCCTTCCGGCCCTCGCCCTCCTTACGGACCAACTCCCCCGCAACAATGGCAGCCTAAACCCGCCGCTCCTAAGCACAAGGGTCCAGGAGCTGCAATCGTCTCAGTCTCAGCCGGTGCAGCCCTCCTTGCCGGCGGCACGCTGAAAGCGCTCGACGCCGGAAATGTCATTGAACTGGGTAACTCGGGTAACGCCGTGGTGTGGGCTACCGGCGCAGCCGTACTTGGCTTGGGCATCCTCATTGCAGGACTTCGCGGACGGACCTCGGGCTTCCTTGGCTTCCTCGCCGTGGCGGCCCTGATCACTGGCGGAATCTTCAACGTGATCCCCAGAGACGGCGACCGCTTCACCTTCCACGACGTGAACTGGGCACCCACCAGCATTGAACAAGCACGGCTCGGCATTGACGTCACGGGGGCGCAGGGGCGGGTGGACTTGAGCGAGATCGCCCTAACGCCTCCGCTGATCTCCGAGGTACTCATTCCGGTTGACGCCACCGCCAGCAATGTCACGGTCATCATCCCCGACGATGTTCCTGTTGAGGTCAGGGCCGATATGACGTTCGGCAACCTCAACGAACGTGGCACAGACCGCGGTGGGCGCCTCCAGGACGAGAGGACGCTCTACAACACTGAAAAGCCGGGAGCCAACCTCGTGGTGGAAATTGACGGCACGTTCAGCAACGTGACCATCCAGGAAGGAAACTGA